A genomic segment from Thermostichus vulcanus str. 'Rupite' encodes:
- a CDS encoding ABC transporter ATP-binding protein: MTDTIRLSSLAPSTAAQKGSPPPVRKPHPLLRLLSYGRAYHRQMGLATLCSVLNQFFDLAPPFIIGAAIDIVAQRESRLINWFTVGDLGDLRTQFLILTGLSFLIWWLESAFEYAYARLWRNLAQNIEHDLRLDAYSHVQELETAYFEERSSGGLMAILNDDINQLERFLDIGANELIHVAATIIIISIAFVLLAPGIAWTAVLPMPFVIWGSLIFQRYLAPRYAEVRSKVSLLSGRLANNLGGMTTIKSFVTEDYEVERLRADSEAYRQSNFRAIALSAAFIPLIRNVILLGFAATLLFGGFQTADGLMSVGVYSMMVFLIQRLLWPLTRLGETMDQYQRAMASTNRVLDLLDTPIQIQSGTTPLVKEKVKGEIVLQDVTFAYHDRQPIIERLHLRIPAGQTIAIVGATGSGKSTLVKLLLRLYEIRSGVITLDGIDIRQLQLRDLRRAIGWVSQDVFLFHGTVGENIAYGSPGATLEEIVQAAQLAEAHEFIETLPRGYDTIVGERGQKLSGGQRQRLAIARAILKDPPILILDEATSAVDNETEAAIQRSLEKITRNRTTIAIAHRLSTIRDADQIYVMEQGRIAEFGDHDALLAKQGLYAALWRVQTGIRL, encoded by the coding sequence ATGACCGACACCATTCGCCTGTCCTCTCTAGCGCCCTCCACGGCAGCCCAGAAGGGATCCCCGCCGCCAGTCCGGAAACCTCATCCCCTGTTGCGCTTGCTCAGCTATGGACGGGCTTACCATCGGCAAATGGGGCTAGCCACCCTCTGCTCGGTCTTGAACCAATTTTTTGACCTGGCTCCTCCGTTTATCATTGGCGCTGCCATCGACATTGTGGCCCAGCGAGAAAGTCGTCTGATCAACTGGTTCACGGTTGGGGATCTGGGGGATCTGCGCACCCAGTTTTTGATCTTGACGGGCCTGAGCTTTCTCATCTGGTGGTTGGAGTCGGCCTTTGAGTATGCCTATGCGCGGCTGTGGCGGAACCTGGCCCAAAACATCGAGCATGATCTGCGTCTAGATGCCTATAGCCACGTACAGGAGCTGGAGACCGCCTACTTTGAGGAGCGCAGTAGCGGCGGCCTGATGGCCATTCTGAATGACGACATTAACCAACTGGAGCGATTTCTGGATATTGGCGCCAATGAGCTGATCCATGTGGCTGCCACCATTATCATCATCTCCATCGCCTTTGTGCTGTTGGCTCCCGGCATTGCTTGGACGGCTGTACTACCCATGCCGTTTGTGATTTGGGGATCCCTGATCTTTCAGCGGTATTTAGCGCCCCGATATGCGGAGGTGCGGAGCAAGGTGAGCCTTCTTAGTGGTCGCTTAGCCAACAATCTAGGGGGCATGACCACCATTAAGAGCTTTGTAACTGAAGACTATGAAGTTGAGCGCCTGCGGGCTGATAGCGAAGCATACCGCCAAAGCAATTTTCGGGCCATTGCCCTCAGTGCCGCCTTCATTCCCCTGATTCGCAATGTGATTTTGCTGGGCTTTGCGGCAACGCTGTTGTTTGGGGGGTTCCAAACCGCTGATGGCCTGATGTCGGTCGGGGTTTACAGCATGATGGTGTTTCTGATCCAGCGGCTGCTCTGGCCCCTCACACGCCTGGGGGAAACGATGGATCAATATCAACGGGCCATGGCCTCTACAAATCGTGTGCTGGATCTGTTGGACACCCCGATTCAGATCCAATCGGGCACCACTCCCCTCGTGAAGGAAAAGGTCAAGGGGGAGATCGTGTTACAGGATGTCACCTTTGCCTATCACGACCGCCAGCCCATTATCGAGCGATTGCATTTGCGGATCCCGGCAGGCCAAACCATTGCCATTGTTGGAGCCACAGGGTCTGGCAAAAGCACTCTGGTCAAGCTGCTGTTGCGCCTGTACGAAATTCGCTCTGGTGTGATTACTCTGGACGGTATTGATATCCGCCAACTGCAACTGCGGGATCTGCGGCGGGCCATCGGTTGGGTGAGTCAAGATGTGTTTCTATTTCACGGCACGGTAGGGGAAAATATCGCCTACGGCAGCCCTGGTGCCACCCTTGAGGAGATTGTGCAAGCCGCCCAACTGGCGGAAGCCCATGAGTTTATTGAGACTTTGCCCAGAGGGTACGACACGATTGTGGGAGAACGGGGTCAAAAGCTTTCCGGCGGTCAACGGCAACGGCTGGCCATTGCTCGTGCCATTCTCAAGGATCCACCGATCTTGATTTTGGATGAGGCCACCAGCGCTGTGGACAACGAAACGGAAGCCGCCATTCAACGCTCACTAGAGAAGATCACCCGCAACCGCACCACCATTGCGATTGCCCATCGTCTTTCTACCATTCGAGATGCAGATCAGATCTATGTGATGGAACA
- a CDS encoding SF1B family DNA helicase RecD2 — protein MSEKSWATTAELEGILERITYHNPENGYTVARLQVRGQEDLVTVVGYFPHIQPGQTLKLWGSWKEHPQYGCQFSADRFQEAQPATLTGIEKYLGSGLIKGVGPATAKRIVQHFGLETLQVIEQQIGRLREVPGVGSYRVQRIEQAWQEQKSIKEVMLFLQSHGVSTTHAVKIFKTYGDAAIATVQRNPYQLAQDIWGIGFKTADQIAQNLGIPADSDARLQAGLSYALLTATEEGHCYLPIEALITQAAALLGLTDQAGIRERLRENARQLVRQDQIKAEKLPDGSAACYHPPLYVAEVGLADLLQQRLGSPLPVDRERVHHWLSRYTEQQGIQLSDQQYQAVLMAAQQPILILTGGPGTGKTTTTRTITALWRAMGKTVLQASPTGRAAQRLAEVTGQEAKTIHRLLEFDPRLMRFKRDLDNPLVTDAVVIDEVSMIDLVLAYHLFKGIPPQAQVLLVGDPDQLPSVGPGQVLRDWIVSGRIPSVHLTQVFRQAAQSQIVSNAHRINQGRMPQFGRDGAPRRAEHDCQFVEAIEPETVVQQIQTLITETLPAQMGADWDPLEQLQVLCPMNRGLVGANHLNTVLQALLNPPQPNRTQLERGKRLYREGDRVIQLRNNYDLGIFNGDLGRIGSIDLEEQQMHIDFGGRLVPYDFADLNELALAYAITIHRAQGSEYPVVILPIHTQHFPMLSRNLLYTGLTRAKQRAWLVGTSKAIAIAVRQVNAQRRYTHLAQRLQSARLLPQ, from the coding sequence ATGAGCGAAAAAAGCTGGGCCACCACCGCAGAACTGGAAGGCATCCTGGAGCGCATCACCTACCATAACCCTGAGAATGGGTATACCGTCGCCCGATTGCAAGTCCGCGGCCAAGAAGACTTGGTGACCGTGGTGGGCTATTTTCCGCACATCCAACCGGGGCAAACCCTAAAACTGTGGGGATCCTGGAAAGAACACCCGCAATACGGATGTCAATTTAGCGCCGACCGTTTTCAGGAAGCTCAACCGGCCACCCTGACCGGCATTGAAAAATATCTCGGCTCCGGTCTGATTAAGGGAGTGGGGCCGGCCACCGCCAAGCGGATTGTGCAACACTTTGGCCTGGAAACCCTGCAGGTGATCGAACAGCAGATTGGTCGTTTGCGGGAAGTACCAGGGGTGGGATCCTACCGGGTGCAACGCATCGAACAGGCTTGGCAAGAACAAAAATCCATTAAAGAGGTGATGCTGTTTTTGCAATCCCATGGGGTGAGCACCACCCATGCCGTCAAGATTTTCAAAACTTATGGGGATGCGGCCATCGCCACGGTACAACGCAACCCCTACCAACTGGCGCAGGATATTTGGGGCATTGGCTTCAAAACCGCCGACCAGATTGCCCAAAATCTAGGGATCCCTGCTGACAGCGATGCCCGACTGCAAGCCGGCCTCAGTTATGCCCTGCTCACCGCCACCGAAGAAGGCCATTGCTATCTGCCGATTGAGGCCCTGATTACTCAGGCAGCCGCCCTTTTGGGATTAACCGACCAAGCCGGGATCCGGGAACGTCTGCGGGAAAATGCCCGCCAACTGGTGCGGCAAGACCAAATCAAAGCCGAAAAACTGCCGGATGGCTCTGCCGCCTGCTATCACCCCCCCCTCTATGTGGCTGAGGTAGGCTTGGCAGATTTACTTCAGCAACGGCTGGGATCCCCCTTACCCGTCGATCGGGAGCGCGTTCACCATTGGCTGAGTCGCTACACCGAGCAACAGGGGATCCAACTGTCGGATCAGCAATACCAGGCTGTCCTGATGGCGGCACAGCAGCCCATCCTGATCTTGACGGGTGGCCCTGGCACCGGCAAAACCACCACCACCCGCACCATCACCGCCCTCTGGCGAGCCATGGGCAAAACGGTTCTCCAGGCCTCTCCCACCGGACGGGCGGCCCAACGCTTGGCGGAAGTAACCGGACAAGAGGCGAAAACCATCCACCGCCTGCTGGAGTTTGACCCGCGCCTGATGCGCTTCAAGCGCGATCTCGACAATCCCCTTGTCACGGATGCGGTGGTGATCGACGAGGTGTCAATGATCGATCTGGTGCTGGCTTACCACCTGTTCAAAGGGATCCCGCCCCAAGCCCAGGTGCTGCTGGTGGGCGATCCAGATCAACTGCCCAGTGTCGGCCCCGGCCAGGTTTTAAGAGATTGGATCGTCTCGGGACGGATCCCCAGCGTGCACCTCACCCAGGTGTTTCGCCAAGCGGCCCAAAGCCAGATCGTCAGCAATGCCCACCGCATCAACCAAGGGCGCATGCCCCAATTTGGTAGAGATGGCGCTCCGCGCCGTGCGGAGCACGATTGTCAGTTTGTCGAGGCCATTGAACCGGAAACAGTAGTGCAGCAAATTCAAACCCTGATTACAGAAACCTTGCCGGCCCAAATGGGAGCAGATTGGGATCCCTTAGAGCAGCTCCAGGTGCTCTGCCCCATGAACCGTGGCTTGGTGGGGGCCAACCATCTGAACACCGTCCTGCAAGCGCTACTTAACCCCCCGCAGCCCAACCGCACCCAACTGGAACGGGGCAAACGGCTCTACCGCGAAGGGGATCGGGTGATCCAGCTGCGCAACAACTACGATTTGGGCATCTTCAATGGTGATCTGGGCCGCATCGGCAGCATTGACCTAGAAGAACAACAGATGCACATCGACTTCGGAGGTCGTCTGGTTCCCTACGACTTTGCCGATTTGAATGAACTGGCCTTGGCCTATGCCATCACCATTCATCGTGCTCAAGGCTCCGAATATCCCGTCGTCATCCTGCCCATTCACACCCAGCATTTCCCCATGTTGAGCCGAAACCTGCTCTATACCGGCCTCACCCGTGCCAAGCAACGGGCCTGGTTGGTGGGCACCTCAAAAGCCATTGCCATTGCCGTGCGGCAAGTGAACGCCCAGCGCCGCTATACCCATCTGGCTCAGCGCTTGCAGTCTGCTCGGCTACTGCCGCAGTAG